One window from the genome of Saccharomyces mikatae IFO 1815 strain IFO1815 genome assembly, chromosome: 4 encodes:
- the SMKI04G1520 gene encoding carboxymethylenebutenolidase (similar to Saccharomyces cerevisiae YDL086W; ancestral locus Anc_2.379), whose protein sequence is MLITETFHDVQTSYGTTLRIYVYSPKIAGYPQAKFPGVILYSEIYQVTGPVRRFGQRIASEGYVVVAPAIYHNFMGPEALPYDVQGTDIGNEYKIKKPLESYDEDNKLCCDLLFQLPQFDGKRVGSTGMCLGGHLAFRALLDKRVTCATCFFPTDIHSRTLGLGQDDNSLERISKELGNNQEMVLIFGTADTHVDPEGRDLIRKTLRDHGVKFTFLEILAAQHAFIRDEFSKGRFDSAITQSCLGFLFEQFNRKLRIDLGEFVDDNTPLEHVC, encoded by the coding sequence ATGTTGATCACAGAGACCTTCCACGATGTGCAGACATCGTATGGCACTACTTTGCGTATATACGTGTATTCTCCCAAGATTGCAGGCTACCCGCAGGCTAAGTTTCCTGGCGTAATCCTGTACAGTGAAATCTACCAGGTTACGGGGCCTGTCCGTCGTTTTGGGCAAAGAATTGCGTCTGAAGGCTACGTGGTGGTGGCACCTGCTATTTATCACAACTTCATGGGTCCTGAAGCGTTGCCTTACGACGTGCAGGGCACCGATATCGGTAACGAGTACAAGATCAAGAAGCCGTTAGAGTCTTATGATGAGGACAACAAGCTATGTTGCGATCTGCTTTTCCAGTTACCGCAGTTTGATGGTAAAAGGGTCGGATCCACAGGGATGTGTTTAGGTGGTCATTTGGCTTTTAGGGCGTTATTGGACAAGAGGGTCACCTGCGCAACGTGTTTCTTCCCTACGGATATCCATTCAAGAACTTTGGGTCTGGGCCAAGACGACAACTCATTGGAGCGCATTTCCAAGGAGTTGGGTAATAACCAAGAAATGGTCTTAATCTTCGGGACTGCGGACACCCACGTCGACCCGGAAGGCCGCGACCTGATCAGAAAGACTCTCAGAGACCACGGAGTAAAATTCACGTTCTTGGAAATCTTGGCTGCCCAGCACGCCTTCATCCGTGACGAGTTCAGCAAGGGTAGGTTCGACTCTGCTATCACCCAAAGTTGTCTCGGCTTCCTGTTCGAGCAGTTCAACAGGAAACTGAGAATTGACCTAGGTGAATTTGTAGATGATAACACACCACTGGAGCACGTGTGTTGA
- the SMKI04G1530 gene encoding uncharacterized protein (similar to Saccharomyces cerevisiae YDL085C-A; ancestral locus Anc_2.381), whose amino-acid sequence MARGNQRDLARQKNLKKQKDMAKSQKKNGDPKKRMESDAEILRQKQAAADARREAEKLEKLKADQSRR is encoded by the coding sequence ATGGCTAGAGGTAATCAAAGAGACTTGGcaagacaaaaaaacttgaaaaagcaaaaggaCATGGCCAAGAgccagaaaaagaatggtgatccaaagaaaagaatggagTCAGACGCTGAAATTTTGAGACAAAAGCAGGCTGCTGCTGATGCTAGAAGAGAGGCTGAGAAGCTCGAGAAGTTGAAAGCCGATCAATCAAGAAGATAG